One part of the Mycobacterium marinum genome encodes these proteins:
- a CDS encoding NAD(+) synthase, giving the protein MDFYNAYGQGFVRVAACTHHTTLGDPAANAASVLGLARQCHDDGVALAVFPELTLSGYSIEDILLQDALLDAVQDALLDVVTASANLLPVLVIGAPLRYQHRIYNTAVVIHRGAVLGVVPKSYLPTYREFYERRQVAAGDDERGTIRVCGADVPFGPDLLFAASDLPGFVLHVEICEDMFVPIPPSAEAALAGATILANLSGSPITIGRAEDRALLARSASARCLAAYVYAAAGEGESTTDLAWDGQTMIWENGVLLAESERFPRGERRCVADVDTELLRSERLRMGTFDDNRRHHRSLADSFRPVVFRLDPPAGDIGLRRELERFPFVPADPQRLQQDCYEAYNIQVSGLEQRLRALNYPKVVIGVSGGLDSTHALIVAARAMDREGRPRSDILAFTLPGFATGDRTKNNAIKLAKALGVSFEEIDITETARLMLDTIGHPFSSGEKVYDVTFENVQAGLRTDYLFRIANHRGGIVLGTGDLSELGLGWSTYGVGDQMSHYNVNAGVPKTLIQHLMRWVISSGQFDEHVDEVLQSVLDTEITPELVPTGEEEELQSSESKVGPFALQDFSLFHVLRYGFRPSKIAFLAWHAWSDSQRGNWPPGFPDDKRPSYSLSEIRHWMMVFAQRFYSFSQFKRSALPNGPKVSHGGALSPRGDWRAPSDMSARVWLDEIETTVPRD; this is encoded by the coding sequence ATGGACTTCTACAACGCATACGGCCAGGGCTTTGTGCGCGTTGCCGCGTGCACCCACCACACCACGCTTGGTGACCCGGCGGCCAATGCCGCGTCGGTACTGGGGTTGGCCCGCCAGTGCCACGACGACGGTGTCGCGCTGGCGGTGTTCCCTGAGCTGACGCTGTCGGGCTACTCGATCGAGGACATCCTGTTGCAGGACGCTCTTCTCGACGCCGTGCAGGACGCGCTGCTCGATGTGGTGACGGCGTCGGCCAATCTGTTGCCCGTTTTGGTGATCGGCGCGCCACTGCGGTATCAGCATCGCATCTACAACACCGCCGTCGTCATTCATCGCGGAGCCGTGCTGGGGGTGGTGCCGAAGTCCTATCTGCCCACCTATCGCGAGTTCTACGAACGCCGTCAGGTCGCGGCCGGAGACGACGAGCGGGGCACCATTCGGGTCTGCGGCGCGGACGTGCCGTTCGGCCCCGACCTGCTCTTCGCCGCCTCCGACCTGCCCGGCTTCGTGCTGCACGTCGAGATCTGTGAGGACATGTTCGTCCCCATACCGCCCAGTGCTGAGGCAGCGTTGGCGGGCGCGACGATACTTGCCAACCTGTCCGGGAGCCCGATCACCATCGGGCGCGCCGAGGACCGTGCGCTGCTGGCCCGCTCGGCGTCGGCACGGTGTCTGGCCGCCTATGTCTATGCCGCGGCGGGGGAGGGCGAGTCGACGACGGACCTGGCCTGGGACGGCCAGACCATGATTTGGGAAAACGGGGTTCTACTGGCCGAATCCGAGCGGTTTCCCCGCGGAGAACGCCGCTGCGTGGCCGACGTGGACACCGAGTTGCTCCGATCGGAGCGGCTGCGGATGGGCACCTTTGACGACAACCGCCGCCATCACCGGTCATTGGCGGACTCATTCCGGCCCGTCGTGTTCCGGCTGGATCCACCGGCCGGAGACATCGGGTTGCGGCGCGAGCTCGAACGCTTCCCCTTCGTCCCAGCTGATCCGCAACGGCTGCAACAGGATTGCTACGAGGCCTACAACATCCAGGTGTCCGGCCTCGAACAGCGGCTGCGGGCGCTCAACTATCCGAAGGTGGTCATCGGGGTCTCCGGCGGGCTCGACTCCACCCACGCGCTGATCGTCGCCGCTCGCGCCATGGACCGCGAAGGCCGTCCGCGCAGCGACATTCTGGCGTTCACCCTGCCCGGATTCGCCACCGGTGATCGCACCAAGAACAACGCGATCAAGCTGGCCAAGGCGCTGGGGGTCAGCTTCGAGGAAATCGACATCACCGAGACGGCCCGGTTGATGCTCGACACCATCGGGCACCCGTTCTCCAGCGGGGAGAAGGTCTACGACGTCACTTTCGAGAACGTTCAGGCCGGGCTGCGCACCGACTATCTATTCCGCATCGCAAACCATCGCGGCGGAATCGTGCTTGGCACCGGTGACCTGTCCGAACTCGGGCTGGGCTGGTCGACATATGGTGTCGGCGACCAGATGTCGCACTACAACGTCAACGCCGGGGTCCCCAAGACATTGATTCAGCACCTGATGCGCTGGGTTATCTCGTCGGGTCAGTTCGACGAGCATGTGGACGAGGTATTGCAGTCGGTGCTGGACACCGAGATCACTCCCGAACTGGTGCCCACCGGCGAGGAAGAAGAATTGCAGAGCAGCGAGTCCAAGGTGGGCCCCTTCGCGTTGCAAGACTTCTCGCTGTTTCATGTGCTGCGGTACGGATTTCGCCCCTCGAAGATTGCCTTTCTGGCCTGGCACGCGTGGAGCGACTCACAACGTGGCAACTGGCCACCCGGTTTCCCCGACGACAAGAGGCCGTCGTACTCGCTATCCGAGATCCGGCACTGGATGATGGTCTTCGCCCAGCGCTTCTATTCGTTCAGCCAGTTCAAGCGGTCGGCACTGCCCAATGGCCCCAAGGTGTCCCACGGAGGTGCGCTGTCTCCGCGCGGCGATTGGCGGGCTCCGTCGGACATGTCGGCGCGAGTCTGGCTCGACGAGATCGAAACCACCGTGCCGCGCGACTAG
- a CDS encoding NAD-dependent protein deacetylase, with the protein MDSPELVAALTGHRIAVLTGAGISTDSGIPDYRGPDSPPSNPMTIRQFTSDPVFRQRYWARNHVGWRHMDDTAPNAGHRALAALERAGVVTGVITQNVDLLHTKAGSKNVVNLHGTYAQVTCLGCGHTISRSTLAAELESLNPGFIERAEAVGGLAVAPDADAVIADTESFRYIDCRCCGGMLKPDIVYFGESVPKEHVDQAFSLVDQSDALLVAGSSLTVFSGYRFLRHAAARGIPVAIINRGHTRGDDLADVKVDGGCSELLVLLASELAAAVYVEPITVC; encoded by the coding sequence GTGGACTCCCCGGAACTCGTCGCGGCGCTGACCGGTCACCGGATAGCCGTGCTCACCGGCGCCGGGATTTCCACCGATTCCGGCATACCGGACTATCGCGGACCCGATTCGCCGCCGAGCAATCCAATGACAATCCGCCAGTTCACGTCGGACCCGGTTTTCCGGCAGCGGTACTGGGCGCGCAATCATGTTGGCTGGCGGCACATGGATGACACCGCGCCCAATGCCGGCCATCGCGCGCTGGCCGCGCTCGAACGTGCCGGCGTGGTGACCGGAGTGATCACCCAGAACGTCGATCTGCTGCACACCAAGGCGGGCAGCAAGAATGTGGTCAACCTGCATGGCACCTATGCGCAGGTGACGTGCCTGGGCTGTGGTCACACGATCAGCCGCTCGACGCTGGCCGCCGAACTCGAGTCGCTCAACCCGGGATTCATCGAGCGCGCCGAGGCCGTCGGCGGCCTGGCCGTGGCTCCTGACGCGGACGCTGTTATCGCCGATACCGAGTCGTTTCGCTACATCGACTGCCGTTGCTGCGGGGGGATGCTCAAGCCCGATATCGTCTACTTCGGCGAGAGCGTCCCCAAAGAACATGTGGATCAAGCATTTTCACTGGTCGATCAGTCCGACGCGCTGCTTGTGGCCGGTTCGTCACTGACCGTGTTCTCGGGCTATCGGTTTCTACGTCACGCCGCGGCACGGGGCATTCCGGTCGCGATCATCAACCGGGGCCACACCCGCGGAGACGATCTGGCCGACGTCAAAGTCGACGGCGGTTGTTCTGAACTGCTGGTCTTGCTGGCTTCCGAACTAGCCGCAGCGGTTTACGTGGAACCGATAACCGTTTGCTAG
- a CDS encoding cytochrome P450, which yields MTAISASVRPYDTIDLSSRAFWASSASQRESSFSVLRAERPVSWHPPVEDALIQDPNDPGFWAVTRRADIVAVSRTNEVFLSGNGVLFENVPAELLEASQSFLAMDPPRHTKLRKLVSAAFTPRQVRRIEDSIKINAKGIVEELRMAGGGVDFVEHCAKELPIRTLSDMVGIPEADRERVAHAADALVSWADPRYLNGREPLAVLFENQMYLHQVAASLAAERRDRPGDDLFSALVNAEVDGDRLADADVAAFFVLLAVAGNDTTRQTISHGLKALTDFPGEKAWLLADFGTRIGTAVEELVRWATPVMTFRRTAAADFELGGQLIRVGEKVVMFYASGNWDEDAFCHPERLDLSRSPNPHVGFGGGGVHFCLGAHLARAQLRAIFGELLVQLPDIQAGDPVYVPGNFVHAIRSMPCTF from the coding sequence ATGACGGCAATTTCGGCGAGCGTGCGGCCCTACGACACGATCGATCTGTCATCGCGTGCGTTCTGGGCATCGAGTGCGTCGCAGCGGGAAAGCTCATTTTCGGTGTTGCGGGCCGAACGCCCGGTGAGCTGGCACCCTCCGGTCGAAGACGCGCTCATCCAGGATCCCAACGACCCGGGGTTCTGGGCGGTCACCCGGCGCGCTGACATCGTTGCGGTCAGCCGCACTAACGAGGTGTTCTTGTCCGGCAATGGCGTGCTGTTCGAGAATGTTCCCGCCGAACTGCTGGAAGCGTCACAGTCATTTCTGGCGATGGACCCACCGCGACACACCAAGCTGCGCAAGTTGGTCAGCGCGGCATTCACGCCCAGGCAAGTCCGTCGCATCGAGGACTCGATCAAGATCAACGCCAAGGGCATTGTCGAAGAGCTCCGGATGGCCGGCGGTGGTGTCGATTTCGTCGAGCACTGCGCCAAGGAACTGCCCATCCGCACCCTGTCGGACATGGTGGGAATTCCCGAAGCCGACCGTGAGCGGGTGGCACATGCCGCCGATGCGCTGGTCTCCTGGGCGGACCCCCGCTACCTGAATGGTCGAGAACCGCTGGCCGTGCTCTTCGAAAATCAGATGTATCTGCATCAGGTCGCCGCCTCTTTGGCCGCCGAGCGGCGGGACCGGCCCGGCGATGACCTGTTCAGCGCTCTGGTCAACGCCGAGGTGGACGGCGACAGGCTCGCCGATGCGGATGTGGCGGCGTTTTTTGTGCTGCTTGCGGTGGCCGGTAATGACACCACCCGCCAGACCATCAGTCATGGCCTGAAGGCGCTTACCGACTTTCCCGGCGAGAAGGCTTGGCTGCTAGCCGATTTCGGCACTCGGATTGGTACAGCGGTCGAGGAACTCGTTCGGTGGGCGACGCCGGTGATGACATTTCGCCGCACTGCGGCCGCGGATTTCGAGCTGGGCGGACAACTGATTCGCGTGGGGGAAAAGGTGGTGATGTTCTATGCCTCCGGAAACTGGGATGAGGATGCGTTCTGTCATCCCGAACGCCTGGATCTGAGCCGCAGTCCAAATCCCCACGTGGGCTTCGGAGGCGGTGGAGTGCACTTCTGTCTCGGCGCGCATCTGGCCCGCGCGCAACTGCGTGCCATCTTCGGCGAGCTACTTGTGCAACTTCCCGATATCCAGGCCGGTGATCCGGTCTACGTGCCCGGCAACTTCGTACACGCCATCCGCAGCATGCCCTGCACCTTCTGA
- a CDS encoding TetR/AcrR family transcriptional regulator: MASITRNAQANRRQRREQMECRLLEATERLMNNGASFTELSVDRLATEAGISRASFYIYFDDKGHLLRRLAGQVFDDLATGAQHWWDVAWRHDPDDVRAAMRAIIARYRRHQPILIALNEMAGYDPHTAQTYRDILTAISARLAQVIEDGQADGSIRPELSATTTANALTWMVERTCHQNLPSRPPEFDAELADTLSEIVWGALYLTSTSLR, translated from the coding sequence ATGGCGTCCATCACCCGAAATGCGCAGGCCAACCGCCGGCAGCGGCGCGAGCAGATGGAATGCCGCCTGCTAGAGGCCACCGAGCGACTCATGAACAATGGCGCCAGCTTCACCGAGCTCAGCGTCGATCGGCTGGCGACCGAGGCCGGCATTTCGCGCGCCAGCTTCTACATCTACTTCGATGACAAGGGCCACCTGCTGCGCCGTCTGGCCGGTCAGGTGTTCGACGACCTGGCCACCGGCGCGCAGCATTGGTGGGACGTGGCCTGGCGCCACGATCCGGACGACGTCAGAGCCGCGATGCGCGCCATCATCGCCCGCTATCGCCGTCATCAACCGATCCTCATCGCCCTCAACGAGATGGCCGGCTATGACCCCCACACGGCACAAACGTATCGGGACATCCTGACTGCCATCTCCGCGCGATTGGCCCAGGTCATCGAGGACGGCCAGGCCGATGGCTCAATCCGCCCCGAACTATCCGCGACCACCACGGCCAACGCGCTCACATGGATGGTCGAGCGAACCTGCCATCAGAACCTACCGAGCAGACCGCCCGAATTCGACGCCGAACTGGCCGATACGCTTTCTGAAATCGTATGGGGTGCCCTGTATCTCACGTCAACGTCGCTGCGATGA